From one Brachypodium distachyon strain Bd21 chromosome 4, Brachypodium_distachyon_v3.0, whole genome shotgun sequence genomic stretch:
- the LOC100844731 gene encoding dof zinc finger protein DOF2.2, which translates to MGFSSFPIFLDPPNWSQMQQQPLQCLMSGGGGSDHDHHHHLIPPPSSQHQQQLAPLPCNNNPSNTNTATSGPPPSSLQHQQPSSGDPAAQPLAQAQAPSAQVAPSSGVTSMTERARLARVPLPEPGTLRCPRCDSANTKFCYFNNYSLSQPRHFCKACRRYWTRGGALRNVPVGGGCRRNTKRSNSKKSSRSNNSQSQSQATSSATSSCSTTTATSASTTSAAAMQALPHHLALQLDASLDGYHGHHAQLQFLPAFMQLQQQQQGMMMQHGGHGGGYGHFADGGVGDVGSAGQQQLPDGFPRGMVASGLLAQLASIKMEEHGVANGGGGIGGGGGFQLGLQGAHEQYWPGSGGGGGGWPTEFLSGFSSSSSGNVL; encoded by the exons ATGGGTTTCTCCTCGTTCCCAATCTTCCTCGACCCTCCGAATTGGAGCCAG atgcagcagcagcctctcCAGTGCCTgatgagcggcggcggcggcagcgaccacgaccaccaccaccatctgATCCCTCCGCCGTCCAGccagcatcagcagcagctagctccACTTCCCTGCAACAACAACCCCAGCAACACTAACACGGCAACAAgcgggccgccgccctcctcgctgCAGCATCAGCAGCCCTCGTCCGGGGATCCGGCGGCCCAGCCCCTGGCCCAAGCCCAGGCCCCGTCGGCCCAGGTGGCGCCGTCGTCAGGGGTGACGTCGATGACGGAGCGGGCCCGGCTGGCCCGGGTGCCGCTCCCGGAGCCCGGGACGCTCCGGTGCCCGCGCTGCGACTCGGCCAACACCAAGTTCTGCTACTTCAACAACTACTCCCTGTCGCAGCCGAGGCACTTCTGCAAGGCCTGCCGCCGCTACTGgacccgcggcggcgcgctccgCAACGtccccgtcggcggcggctgccgccgcaacACCAAgcgctccaactccaagaAGTCCTCGCGCTCCAACAACTCCCAGTCCCAGTCGCAGGCCACGTCATCCGCCACGTCGTCCTGCTCCAcgaccaccgccacctccgccagcaccaccagcgccgccgccatgcagGCGCTGCCGCACCACCTGGCACTCCAGCTGGACGCCTCGCTGGACGGGTACCATGGCCATCATGCCCAGCTGCAGTTTCTGCCGGCGTTcatgcagctgcagcagcagcagcaagggaTGATGATGCAGCACGggggccatggcggcgggtACGGCCACTTCGctgacggcggcgtcggcgatgTGGGCTCCGCTggacagcagcagctgccggaCGGGTTCCCGAGGGGGATGGTGGCGTCGGGGTTGCTGGCGCAGCTGGCGTCGATCAAGATGGAGGAGCACGGCGTTGCAAATGGCGGCGGTGGGattggcggcggtgggggtTTCCAGCTGGGCCTTCAGGGAGCCCATGAGCAGTATTGGCCCGGaagcggcggtggtggcggcgggtggCCCACGGAGTTCCTGTCCGGGTtcagctcctcgtcgtcggggAATGTCTTGTGA
- the LOC100840368 gene encoding protein spotted leaf 11, with amino-acid sequence MAGDREEDEEGEGVALAPRPATATERVAKAVDAATTCSTAGEYRNAYKRPLLALSRRIRLLGPFAEELRERRAPAEKEEDGEEKTLAPLADALEKALDLLRLGREGSRISLVFERDRVMKQFQEVIAQLEQALCDFPCNELDISDEVREQVELVHAQLKRAKERVDMPDDEFYNDLLSLYNKTYDPSAEQAILERLSEKLHLMTIIDLTQESLALHEMVASGGGQDPGEHIEKMSMLLKKIKDFVQTRNPEMGPPMVSTVMDSNGEQKSIAVPDEFRCPISLELMKDPVIVATGQTYERTCIEKWLASGHHTCPTTQQRMANTTLTPNYVLRSLISQWCETNGVEPPKRSSQPDKPTPVCSPSERANIDALLTKLCSPDLEEQRSAAAELRLLAKRNAHNRLCIAEAGAIPLLLSLLASSDLRTQEHAVTALLNLSIHEDNKASIMSSGAVPSVVHVLKNGSMEARENAAATLFSLSVVDAYKVIIGGTGAIPALVVLLSEGSQRGKKDAAAALFNLCIYQGNKGRAIRAGLVPLIMGLVTNPTGALMDEAMAILSILSSHQEGKAAIGAAEPVPALVDLIGSGSPRNRENAAAVMLHLCCGEQQLVHLARAHECGIMVPLRELALNGTDRGKRKAVQLLERMSRFLVQQQEEHESHSRLQAALVQVLPEAPVQVQEGEIPDQLDSPVPQYPVLL; translated from the exons ATGGCCGGCGAccgcgaggaggacgaggagggggagggggtggCCCTGGCGCCGCGCCCGGCCACGGCGACGGAGCGGGTGGCCAAGGCGGTGGACGCCGCCACGACCTGCTCCACCGCCGGGGAGTACCGCAACGCGTACAAGCGGCCGTTGCTGGCGCTGTCCCGCAGGATTCGCCTCCTCGGCCCCTTCGCCGAGGAGCTCCGCGAGCGCCGTGCCCCTgcggagaaggaagaggatggggaggagaagaCGCTGGCGCCGCTCGCCGACGCGCTGGAGAAGGCGCTCGACCTGCTCCGGCTCGGCCGCGAGGGGAGCAGGATCTCCTTG GTTTTTGAGAGGGACAGGGTAATGAAGCAATTTCAGGAAGTAATTGCTCAGTTGGAGCAAGCATTGTGCGATTTTCCGTGCAATGAACTGGATATATCAGATGAAGTTAGAGAGCAG GTTGAGTTAGTGCATGCACAGCTCAAAAGAGCAAAAGAACGGGTTGATATGCCGGATGATGAGTTCTACAATGACTTATTATCTCTGTATAACAAGACCTATGACCCAAGTGCAGAACAGGCTATCCTTGAAAGGTTGTCAGAAAAGCTACACCTGATGACTATCATTGATCTCACACAAGAATCACTTGCTCTGCATGAGATGGTGGCATCCGGTGGTGGCCAGGATCCAGGAGAGCATATTGAGAAGATGTCAATGCTACTGAAGAAAATCAAGGACTTTGTGCAAACCCGCAATCCTGAGATGGGCCCTCCTATGGTTTCCACAGTAATGGATTCCAATGGGGAACAGAAATCTATAGCCGTTCCTGATGAATTCCGGTGTCCAATTTCCCTCGAGCTAATGAAAGATCCAGTTATTGTTGCTACTGGCCAG ACGTACGAGCGGACATGCATCGAGAAATGGCTAGCATCTGGTCACCATACATGCCCAACTACACAACAAAGGATGGCGAACACGACATTGACACCAAACTATGTCCTTAGAAGTCTCATCTCTCAGTGGTGTGAAACGAATGGGGTTGAACCGCCCAAGCGCTCATCCCAGCCTGACAAACCGACACCGGTATGCTCTCCAAGTGAACGTGCTAACATTGATGCTCTTTTAACCAAGTTATGCTCTCCAGACCTGGAGGAGCAAAGGTCAGCTGCTGCAGAGCTTCGCCTCCTAGCGAAGCGGAACGCTCACAACCGACTTTGTATTGCTGAGGCTGGTGCAATTCCCTTACTATTGAGTTTGCTCGCCTCATCTGACTTGCGGACTCAGGAACATGCTGTTACTGCACTTCTGAACCTCTCCATACATGAGGACAACAAGGCAAGCATCATGTCCTCTGGTGCTGTGCCAAGCGTTGTCCATGTGCTGAAGAATGGCAGCATGGAGGCCCGGGAAAATGCTGCAGCCACACTTTTTAGCCTCTCTGTGGTTGATGCATACAAAGTGATTATCGGGGGAACAGGGGCTATCCCTGCCCTTGTAGTGTTGCTAAGCGAGGGCAGCCAGCGGGGAAAGAAGGACGCGGCAGCAGCCCTCTTCAACTTGTGCATTTACCAAGGGAACAAGGGCCGCGCGATACGAGCTGGCCTTGTGCCACTAATCATGGGTCTGGTGACCAACCCTACAGGAGCTCTCATGGACGAGGCTATGGCGATACTCTCGATACTATCCAGCCACCAAGAGGGCAAAGCAGCCATTGGAGCTGCAGAGCCTGTTCCTGCGCTTGTGGACTTGATCGGAAGCGGGTCACCGAGAAACAGAGAGAATGCTGCGGCTGTGATGCTGCATCTGTGCTGTGGGGAGCAACAGCTCGTGCATTTAGCCCGTGCACATGAGTGCGGGATCATGGTCCCGTTGCGGGAGCTGGCACTGAATGGCACCGATAGAGGGAAGAGGAAAGCAGTTCAGCTGCTCGAGCGGATGAGCAGATTCCTGGTCCAACAACAAGAGGAACATGAATCCCATTCCCGGCTGCAGGCGGCCTTGGTGCAGGTCCTCCCTGAGGCCCCTGTACAGGTCCAAGAAGGCGAGATCCCCGATCAGCTGGACAGTCCAGTGCCTCAATACCCTGTCTTGTTATGA